TTCTTTTTCTTTTTATTTCGATACATCTTTTTGTCAGCTTCATTAAGCACATCAACGAGGTCTTTGCCGGACTCCCAGACCGAGCAGCCGATGCTCAGGGAAAGGCTGTAATCGAAGCTCGAATAGGCAGAGTTCCAGTCAGAGAGATGCTCCTCAATACGCTGAAAAAGAGCCCCATTCTCCGTGCAGGTCTGCATGGGAGTGACGATCAGGAACTCGTCTCCGCCGTACCTGCAGAGAAAATCGGATTTTCTTGCACACTTTTTCAGGAGATCTGCACATTCACGCAGTACACCGTCGCCATGCAGGTGGCCATAGGTATCGTTGATATACTTAAAACCGTCGACATCGATTATGATAAACGAAAGTTTTTCGTTGAGCCGTTCAGCCTTTTTGATGTCCCTCACGATGGTCTCATTAAAAAAATTCCTGTTGTACAATCCGGTCAGAAGGTCTCTTGTCGCAAGCTTTCTCAGCCTCGTCTGTGATGCCTTCAGATTTCTGACCAGCATGCCGAGATGGTCGTAGATCTCGGAAATAAGCGTCTGGTAAACGATGTCTCCTGTCCGGCCTCGCTGTCCTGCATGCCTGTGCACCTCATCGGCTATTTCCTTCTTTACCGTATCGATCATCTTGTCCCAGGATTCGTCGGTCTCGTGCACCGAAAGATCGATGAGGACCTTGAGGTCCGTTGAAAGTTGTTTTAGTGCGTCATGGAGCTGGTTGTGGTCTGTCATTGGGGGATTCCATTCCTGTTTCAAAAGTAAGAAATTTTACCATACTATGCAGGGGAAAAAGGGCAGAACAACAAAGGGGTAAGGTATACTAAAAAAAGTGCCATGAAGAAAGTCATTATGCCCCAGGACATCTACGAGCTTCTCCGGCCCGAGCAGAGCTTTCTCAGCAGGGTTGACGTGAGCGTACGAACGGCAGCTTCCAACAGCCTGACACTTGCCCTGCACCGGGCTGAAAGGGCTGACCTCATCATCGCATACCTTGATACGGGGGAGACGGGCGGAGAGGAACTCTGCAGGCAGATACGGGACGATGCCGGGACGCGCGCGGTCTCGATACTGCTCATCTGCCGGGCACAGGACCCGGAGATCGAACGCTGCGTCAGCTGCAATGCCAATGCCTATATAACCATGCCGGTCGTTTCTGCCGTATTGCTGCAGGAGGCGCATCGCATGCTGAATATCGCTCCCCGCAAGGCCTGCCGGATTCCGGTGAAGATCAGACTGGTATGTCAGACGCGGGGCAAACGATTTACCGGCATGATCGAGGATATCAGCATTGCAGGGCTCTTCTTCAGGTCTTCCGGTGTAATGCCCGAAGGCGCCACGGTCCATTGCACCTTCGCCATAGCAGACAGCCGGCAGCTGACCGTCCCCGGTGAGATTGTGCGAGTCCTGCCTGACAAGCCGGGGGCCGGTTATGGGGTTAGTTTCTTCGATATCAGTACCGAGGCAGTATCTGCGATCAGGCGTTTTTCAGGACCGGATAACGCTGATCAGACCTGAACGGTCCTGTAGAGTTCAGAACTGTGATCTGAACTCTGCGAAGGCCTGCTTCAGCTCTTTCAGCTCTGTTCTCAATTTTTCGATCTCTTCCTCCAGCAAGCTGAGGCGTTCATCACTCCTGAGCGGCAACGCTGACGGTGCATCGGATTGGTCTGCATCGGACGCAGCAGTACTCCTGCTGCCGGACAGAAGGTGCATGAATCTCCGCTCTTTTCTCCCGGCTTCTCTCGGCAGTTGGATGACCAGTGCCGGAGCGTGTTCTGTCAGTCCCCTGAGAGTTTCGTCCATTTTATCAAGGTTCTCAAAGGGGGTCATCCTTTCGGCACGGGAACGCAGCTCTCCGGCTGTCTGGGGACCGCGCAGCATCAGCTCGCAAAGCACTACCATTTCCGGTTTTGACAGATCAAATTTGTCCAGGATGGTATGCAGATATTTGTCGACGCGGCTGCCTGCCGTGAGCGTTTTTCGCGCAAGACCTTTTGACTGCAGCCTGTCCAGCGCCTCCTGTACAATGGTCTCCTCGTATGAGACCATTGGATTGCGGTTGGACTTCTGATTGCAGGCATTGGTCAGACTGTTCAGGGACAAGGGATAATACTCAGGTGTTGTCAGCTCCTTTTCGATAAGGCAGCCAAGAATGCGTATCTCTCTGTCGTCAAGAACTGGATCCATATCTCCTCCTGCATGCGGGTTTTAAAGAATATGATACATCATTTTTTTCTGAGCGCTTCATAAAAGGGATTATTTGAGAACTGCGCAGGTTTCCTGTCCTCTTTTTTGCGTGTTTTCTCAGACCTCGGCAATGGTTTTGCAGCTTCTTTTTTTGCAGCACCCTCATTGTTTGCGTGAGCGCTCTTCATCGAGAGCGAAATGCGCTTTCTCTGCAGATCGATCTCCAGCACCGTGACCGTCACCTTCTGATGCACCTTCACGACATCTCCCGGATTCTTCACAAACCTGTCTGCAAGCTCGCTGATATGCACAAGACCGTCCTGATGGACCCCTATGTCAACAAAGACACCAAAGGCAGCTATGTTCGTAACGATGCCCGGCAGCTTCATGCCCGGTGTCAGGTCCTCAACCTTCTGTACATTCTCTGCAAAGTTGAATGACTCGAACTGCTCCCTTGGGTCGCGCCCTGGTTTAGCCAGCTCGGACATGATATCGTTCAGGGTCGGCAGGCCTGCCGTATCGGTCACATAGAGGGAAAGGTCTATCCTTTTCCTGAGACCATCGTCTTTCATCAGGTCAACCACCGAGCATCCGAGGTCCCGTGCCATGGTATCGACAATATGATAGCTTTCCGGATGCACGGCTGATCCGTCCAGAGGGTTTTCAGCGTCCCGTATGCGGAGGAAACCTGTTGCCTGTTCAAAGGCCTTCGGCCCCAGACGGGGGATCTTTTTCAGTTCTTCCCGTGACCTGAACGGGCCGTGTTCGTTCCGGTATTCAACGATGCCTTTTGCAAGCTGAGGCCCGAGGCCTGATACATAGGTGAGGAGCTGTCTGCTTGCGGTATTTACTTCCACGCCAACGCCGTTGACGCAGCTGCTGACAACGTCATCGAGACTCTTCTTCAGTGCGGTCTGATCCACATCATGCTGGTATTGTCCTACACCAATGGATTTTGGATCGATCTTCACGAGTTCCGCAAGAGGGTCTGTGAGACGACGGCCGATCGAGACCGATCCCCTGACCGTCAGATCAAGGTCAGGGAATTCCTCCCTCGCCACCTCTGACGCAGAGTAGATGGATGCACCGCTTTCATTCACCATAACAATGTTTATGCCGGATGCAAGACCGAGCCCTCTGACAAAGGCTTCTGTCTCCCTCCCTGCAGTGCCGTTTCCTATGGCGATTGCCTCGATGTTGAAGCGGCTGCAGAGGTCTTTGATCTTTGTGCCTGCCTCACCGATGCCTTTTTCTGAGAAGTGGGGATAGATGGTGTCATTATGAAGAAGCTTCCCCTGCTGATCGAGACAGACCACTTTGCAGCCTGTCCTGAAGCCGGGGTCGATAGCCAGTACGTTTTTCCTGCCCAGAGGAGGGGAGAGCAGGAGTTGCCTCAAGTTCTCGACAAAAACACGAATTGCCTCTTCGTCAGCTCTTTTCTTGGCAGCAAGGCGGATCTCGCCTTCCATGGAAGAGGTGAGCAGTCTCTTATAGCTGTCATGCAGAGCAAGCTTCACCTGTTCAGATGTTGATGTAACTCCTTTTATGAAGACTTCTTCGAGCAGGCTGAGAGCCTTGTCTTCAGGCGGTGTTATGCGCATGATCAGAAAACCTTCAGTTTCTCCGCGGCGAATGGCAAGTATCCTGTGTGAAGGGGCCTTTGCTATCGGTTCTTCCCAGTCAAAATAGTCACGGTATTTGTTTGCTTCCTCTTCTTTGCCGGACATGACCTTTGACCGCAGTATGCCCTTTGCTGCAAAGAGCTCCCGCAGCCACTGCAGTGCCCTCGGGTCCTCGCTTATCCATTCCGCAATAATGTCCCGCGATCCTGCAAGGGCTTCTTCGACAGATGAAACGCCTTTTTCTGCATCCAGATAGGATGTTGCCGCTGCTTCAATATCCATTTCTTCCTGCGCAAACAGGGCGGCCGCAAGAGGTTCGAGCCCCTTTTCCTTTGCCATCATCGCCCGTGTGCGGCGCTTGGGTCTGAACGGCAGATAAATATCCTCCAGCACGGTCAGAGAATCTGCTCCGTCGACTTTAGTCTTTAATTCGTCTGTGAGCAGGCTCCGCTCTTCCAAAGACTTCAGGATCGCTTCCCGCCGCTTGTCCAGTTCCCTGAGCTGCTCCAGCCTGTCCCTGATAGCAGCAACAGCCACCTCGTCAAGGCTTCCGGTCGCCTCCTTGCGGTACCGGGAGATAAAAGGGACCGTTGATCCGTCGTCGAGCAGAGCTCCTGTTGCCTTTACCTGTGCGGGCGCTATGCCAAGCTCTTTTGCGATTATTAGTAAATGTGATTCTTTCATCCAGTTCCCTTCATATCAGGTTGATACTCATTTTCCAATCATGGCGCGTATGTTCGCAAAGCACTTTTTGGCATAGAGCTCTTCCTCTTCAGGGGAAAGTTTCTCGAAACGATCGAGCTTTTTTATGACCTCCTCATCAAGCTCCTCAAGGAAGCGTGAGGGGACAGAAGGCGCGTCTTTTCCGTATTTCGTTCTCTGGTTCGTATAGGTGATAAACAGCTCGTGCATGGCCCGCGTTATCCCTACATAGAAAAGCCTTCTTTCCTCCTCGAGCCCTTCTATGGTGTCGGCAGATTTCTTGTGCGGCAGAATATCCTCTTCAGCGCCTGCAATGAATACGACCGGGAACTCAAGGCCTTTTGAGGAGTGGAATGATATGAGCGTAACGCCGTACCCGCCTTTCTCCTCTTTTTCGTCCATCAGGTCTGTAAGCGCCATGGTCTCGAGAAACCCATGAAGAGAGGGTGATACTTCAGAGGATTCATAGTGCCGGAGGGATTCGACAAAGCCGTCCAGGTTTTCCATCTTCCTGAAGGACACCTCAGGTGTTTTATAAAGTTCACTGATGTAGTCACGGTAGTTGACCTCATCAATAAGGGCCCTGAGAGTCTTGTCCATTTCCCTTCCTTTTCTGAACATATCGCGATATCGCCCAAGCAGACCGAAAAGGGCATTGGCTGATGACGCAGGTTTTGGGCCGAGACCGGGCACCTCGATTGCTTTGCCAAAGGCATCGAGAAGGCTCAGGGCATGGGCGCGGCTGAATTCGGAAAGGAGCCCCAGTGCAGAAGGGCCCAGACCGCGTTTCG
The sequence above is drawn from the Nitrospirota bacterium genome and encodes:
- a CDS encoding diguanylate cyclase — its product is MTDHNQLHDALKQLSTDLKVLIDLSVHETDESWDKMIDTVKKEIADEVHRHAGQRGRTGDIVYQTLISEIYDHLGMLVRNLKASQTRLRKLATRDLLTGLYNRNFFNETIVRDIKKAERLNEKLSFIIIDVDGFKYINDTYGHLHGDGVLRECADLLKKCARKSDFLCRYGGDEFLIVTPMQTCTENGALFQRIEEHLSDWNSAYSSFDYSLSLSIGCSVWESGKDLVDVLNEADKKMYRNKKKKK
- a CDS encoding PilZ domain-containing protein, which encodes MKKVIMPQDIYELLRPEQSFLSRVDVSVRTAASNSLTLALHRAERADLIIAYLDTGETGGEELCRQIRDDAGTRAVSILLICRAQDPEIERCVSCNANAYITMPVVSAVLLQEAHRMLNIAPRKACRIPVKIRLVCQTRGKRFTGMIEDISIAGLFFRSSGVMPEGATVHCTFAIADSRQLTVPGEIVRVLPDKPGAGYGVSFFDISTEAVSAIRRFSGPDNADQT
- a CDS encoding YceH family protein, which encodes MDPVLDDREIRILGCLIEKELTTPEYYPLSLNSLTNACNQKSNRNPMVSYEETIVQEALDRLQSKGLARKTLTAGSRVDKYLHTILDKFDLSKPEMVVLCELMLRGPQTAGELRSRAERMTPFENLDKMDETLRGLTEHAPALVIQLPREAGRKERRFMHLLSGSRSTAASDADQSDAPSALPLRSDERLSLLEEEIEKLRTELKELKQAFAEFRSQF
- a CDS encoding RNA-binding transcriptional accessory protein — translated: MKESHLLIIAKELGIAPAQVKATGALLDDGSTVPFISRYRKEATGSLDEVAVAAIRDRLEQLRELDKRREAILKSLEERSLLTDELKTKVDGADSLTVLEDIYLPFRPKRRTRAMMAKEKGLEPLAAALFAQEEMDIEAAATSYLDAEKGVSSVEEALAGSRDIIAEWISEDPRALQWLRELFAAKGILRSKVMSGKEEEANKYRDYFDWEEPIAKAPSHRILAIRRGETEGFLIMRITPPEDKALSLLEEVFIKGVTSTSEQVKLALHDSYKRLLTSSMEGEIRLAAKKRADEEAIRVFVENLRQLLLSPPLGRKNVLAIDPGFRTGCKVVCLDQQGKLLHNDTIYPHFSEKGIGEAGTKIKDLCSRFNIEAIAIGNGTAGRETEAFVRGLGLASGINIVMVNESGASIYSASEVAREEFPDLDLTVRGSVSIGRRLTDPLAELVKIDPKSIGVGQYQHDVDQTALKKSLDDVVSSCVNGVGVEVNTASRQLLTYVSGLGPQLAKGIVEYRNEHGPFRSREELKKIPRLGPKAFEQATGFLRIRDAENPLDGSAVHPESYHIVDTMARDLGCSVVDLMKDDGLRKRIDLSLYVTDTAGLPTLNDIMSELAKPGRDPREQFESFNFAENVQKVEDLTPGMKLPGIVTNIAAFGVFVDIGVHQDGLVHISELADRFVKNPGDVVKVHQKVTVTVLEIDLQRKRISLSMKSAHANNEGAAKKEAAKPLPRSEKTRKKEDRKPAQFSNNPFYEALRKK